A region from the Aegilops tauschii subsp. strangulata cultivar AL8/78 chromosome 5, Aet v6.0, whole genome shotgun sequence genome encodes:
- the LOC109733739 gene encoding polyadenylate-binding protein 8 — translation MAAQAASSASEGGSPAAAAAAAAAAASSFPATSLYVGDLDVSVQDAQLFDVFAQIGGVVSVRVCRDVTSRKSLGYAYVNYNTPADAARALEMLNFTPINGRPIRIMYSNRDPSLRKSGTANIFIKNLDKSIDNKALYDTFCVFGNILSCKVATDPAGESKGYGFVQYERDEAAHAAIEKLNGMLMNDKKVYVGPFVRKQERDNSPGNVKFNNVYVKNLAETTTEDDLKEIFGKFGAITSVVVMRDGDGRSKCFGFVNFESPDEAALAVQDLNGKKFSDKEWYVGRAQKKSEREMELKEKFEKNLQEAADKYQNTNLYLKNLDDTVDDEKLRELFAEFGTITSCKVMRDSNGASRGSGFVAFKSADDASRALAEMNNKMVGNKPLYVALAQRKEDRKARLQAQFSQMRPVPMAQTVGPRMQMLPPGVPVGQQMFYGQPPAFINPQPGFGFQQPFMPGMRPGGAPMPNFMMPMVQQGQQPQRPAGRRAGAGGMQQSMQMGQQQMMGRGGGRGYRYPTGRGMPDPAMHGVGGVMTSPYEMGGMPMRDAGASQPVPIGALASALANSPPETQRMMLGENLYPLVDQLEHDQAAKVTGMLLEMDQTEVLHLLESPDALKAKVAEAMEVLRSAQQHTNQSPEQQLASLSLNDGLISS, via the exons ATGGCGGCGCAGGCGGCGAGTTCGGCGTCGGAGGGCGGCTCCCCGGCCGCGGCGGCCGCTGCGGCTGCAGCGGCGGCGTCGTCGTTCCCGGCGACATCGCTGTACGTGGGCGACCTTGACGTGAGCGTGCAGGACGCGCAGCTCTTCGACGTCTTCGCCCAGATCGGCGGCGTCGTCTCCGTGCGCGTCTGCAGGGACGTCACCTCGCGGAAGTCGCTCGGATACGCCTACGTCAACTACAACACCCCGGCCGACG CTGCACGGGCTCTTGAAATGCTCAACTTCACTCCTATCAATGGGAGGCCTATCAGGATAATGTATTCTAACCGTGACCCCAGCTTGCGCAAGAGTGGCACAGCAAATATATTTATTAAG AATCTTGACAAGTCAATTGACAACAAAGCTTTGTATGACACATTTTGTGTGTTTGGAAACATTCTTTCATGTAAAGTTGCAACAGATCCTGCTGGGGAATCAAAGGGCTATGGCTTCGTTCAGTATGAGCGGGATGAGGCTGCTCATGCTGCTATCGAGAAACTGAATGGGATGCTTATGAATGACAAGAAGGTGTATGTTGGGCCTTTTGTTCGTAAGCAGGAGAGAGATAACTCTCCCGGCAATGTCAAGTTCAATAATGTCTATGTTAAGAACCTAGCTGAGACTACCACTGAAGATGACTTGAAGGAAATCTTTGGGAAGTTTGGAGCAATAACAAGTGTTGTTGTAATGCGGGATGGGGATGGAAGATCCAAATGTTTTGGATTTGTGAATTTCGAAAGTCCAGATGAAGCTGCTCTGGCTGTTCAAGATTTGAATGGCAAGAAATTTAGTGACAAGGAATGGTATGTTGGAAGAGCGCAGAAAAAGTCAGAAAGGGAGATGGAATTGAAAGAGAAGTTTGAAAAGAACCTTCAAGAGGCAGCGGATAAGTATCAAAACACCAACTTGTATCTGAAGAACTTGGATGATACTGTTGACGATGAAAAGTTGCGAGAACTTTTTGCTGAGTTCGGAACTATTACTTCCTGCAAG GTTATGCGTGATTCAAACGGCGCTAGCAGAGGTTCTGGATTTGTCGCTTTTAAATCTGCTGATGATGCTTCCCGAGCT CTTGCTGAAATGAACAACAAGATGGTTGGCAATAAACCACTTTATGTTGCACTCGCACAGCGCAAAGAAGATAGGAAAGCTAGGCTGCAG GCACAGTTTTCACAAATGCGCCCTGTTCCAATGGCTCAAACTGTTGGTCCTCGTATGCAAATGTTACCTCCTGGTGTTCCAGTTGGTCAGCAAATGTTCTATGGCCAGCCACCAGCGTTTATTAACCCACAG CCTGGATTTGGCTTCCAGCAACCTTTCATGCCTGGAATGAGGCCAGGTGGTGCTCCAATGCCAAACTTTATGATGCCTATGGTTCAGCAAGGACAACAACCACAACGCCCAGCTGGTAGGCGAGCTGGTGCTGGAGGAATGCAGCAATCCATGCAGATGGGTCAGCAGCAG ATGATGGGTAGGGGTGGTGGTCGTGGTTACCGCTATCCGACCGGCCGTGGCATGCCTGATCCTGCTATGCATGGTGTTGGGGGTGTGATGACATCCCCATATGAGATGGGAGGGATGCCTATGAGAGATGCCGGTGCGTCACAGCCAGTTCCAATTGGGGCATTGGCTTCTGCACTTGCCAATTCACCCCCAGAGACGCAAAGAATG ATGCTTGGCGAGAACTTGTACCCTCTTGTTGATCAGCTGGAGCACGACCAGGCTGCCAAGGTGACCGGCATGCTTCTGGAGATGGATCAGACCGAGGTGCTTCACCTGCTTGAGTCGCCAGACGCTCTCAAGGCCAAGGTCGCCGAAGCCATGGAGGTTCTCCGCAGCGCTCAGCAGCACACCAACCAGTCCCCTGAGCAGCAGCTGGCTTCGCTCTCGCTGAATGACGGCCTCATCTCTTCCTAA